A genome region from Ottowia testudinis includes the following:
- a CDS encoding type II toxin-antitoxin system Phd/YefM family antitoxin: MPTTLTSREFNQDHGRAKRAANQSPVIITDRGEPAHVLMSFAEYQRLTTKQTKPKSIVEALAMPPGGEDIDFESVLPRWREFPPAAPFDFD, encoded by the coding sequence ATGCCCACCACCCTCACCTCCCGCGAATTCAACCAGGACCATGGCCGCGCCAAGCGCGCCGCCAATCAAAGCCCGGTCATCATCACCGACCGCGGAGAGCCGGCCCACGTGCTGATGAGTTTTGCCGAGTACCAGCGGCTGACGACGAAGCAGACCAAGCCCAAGTCGATCGTGGAGGCGCTGGCCATGCCGCCGGGCGGCGAAGACATCGACTTCGAATCAGTCCTGCCGCGCTGGCGCGAATTTCCGCCCGCCGCCCCCTTCGATTTCGATTGA
- a CDS encoding type II toxin-antitoxin system VapC family toxin produces MFLLDTNTISELRKVGAGKADPRVARWVQGVAPTELHVSAITLEELEIGVLRMERRDAAQGAVLRHWLAQQVLPAFDGRILPVDAPVVRLSARMHVPNPQPTRDAYIAATALVHGLTVVSRNVADFAACGASVLNPWEWPV; encoded by the coding sequence GTGTTCCTGCTGGACACCAACACGATTTCAGAACTGCGCAAAGTCGGCGCAGGCAAGGCCGATCCCCGCGTGGCCCGCTGGGTCCAAGGCGTGGCCCCCACTGAGCTGCATGTGTCGGCCATTACCCTGGAAGAGCTGGAAATCGGCGTGCTGCGCATGGAGCGGCGCGATGCGGCGCAAGGTGCCGTGCTGCGGCACTGGCTGGCGCAGCAGGTGCTGCCGGCGTTCGACGGCCGCATCCTGCCGGTGGACGCGCCGGTGGTGCGGCTGAGTGCCCGCATGCACGTGCCCAATCCGCAACCGACACGCGATGCGTACATCGCCGCCACCGCCCTGGTGCACGGCCTCACCGTCGTCAGCCGCAACGTAGCCGATTTCGCCGCCTGCGGCGCGTCGGTGCTCAACCCCTGGGAATGGCCTGTCTGA
- a CDS encoding 5'-nucleotidase → MPATLQDQLVVAISSRALFDFEEENCLFETGDAAAYMQLQLERLDVPARPGVAFSLVKKLLAFNDAAQRRVEVVVLSRNDPVSGMRVFRSVAAAGMTVERGVFTQGRDPFRYLRPLGAHLFLSANEADVRQALGLGFPAARVAIGSPQAGSNHPDEVRIAFDGDAVLFADEAERVYQAKGLAAFQKHEKLKAELPLPDGPFKPLLAALHRLQQAGSPVMRLRTALVTARSAPAHERAIRTLMHWGVGVDEAMFLGGLPKGEFLREFEPDFFFDDQTGHIEHAARHVPAGHVAAGVTNSAPAAETTARRARSNRA, encoded by the coding sequence ATGCCTGCCACGCTGCAAGACCAACTCGTCGTCGCCATCTCCTCGCGCGCGCTGTTCGATTTCGAGGAAGAAAACTGCCTGTTTGAAACCGGCGACGCCGCCGCCTACATGCAATTGCAGCTCGAACGCCTGGATGTGCCGGCGCGGCCCGGGGTGGCGTTTTCGCTGGTCAAGAAGCTGCTGGCCTTCAACGACGCGGCGCAGCGGCGGGTGGAGGTGGTGGTGCTGTCGCGCAACGACCCGGTCAGCGGCATGCGCGTGTTCCGCAGCGTCGCCGCGGCGGGCATGACGGTGGAGCGCGGCGTGTTCACGCAGGGGCGCGACCCGTTCCGCTACCTGCGGCCGCTGGGCGCGCACCTGTTTCTGTCGGCCAACGAGGCCGATGTGCGCCAGGCGCTGGGGTTGGGCTTTCCGGCCGCGCGCGTGGCCATCGGCTCGCCGCAGGCGGGCAGCAACCACCCGGACGAAGTGCGCATTGCCTTCGACGGCGACGCCGTGCTGTTCGCCGACGAGGCCGAGCGCGTATACCAGGCCAAGGGCCTGGCCGCGTTCCAGAAGCACGAAAAACTCAAGGCCGAACTGCCCCTGCCCGACGGCCCCTTCAAGCCGCTGCTGGCCGCGCTGCACCGCCTGCAGCAGGCCGGCAGCCCCGTCATGCGCCTGCGCACCGCGCTGGTCACCGCGCGCAGCGCGCCGGCGCACGAGCGCGCCATCCGCACGCTGATGCACTGGGGCGTGGGCGTGGATGAGGCCATGTTCCTCGGCGGCCTGCCCAAGGGCGAGTTCCTGCGCGAATTCGAGCCCGACTTTTTCTTTGACGACCAGACCGGGCACATCGAACACGCCGCGCGCCACGTGCCGGCGGGCCATGTGGCCGCGGGCGTTACAAATTCCGCGCCTGCCGCGGAAACCACGGCGCGCCGCGCGCGCTCCAACCGGGCATGA
- a CDS encoding EF-hand domain-containing protein codes for MTFHRSTLLCLLTALACTPALAQSAAVAATRGAPQAAPSKGEAQALQWFSMLDANGDGRISLDEAKVAFRLKPSLREYFKAADLNGDGHLTQQEIRTVADRQRAERQARRQREAQATSTPVAPLNAAAVAPKSGTAKKTPAAPISPR; via the coding sequence ATGACATTCCACCGCTCCACCCTGCTTTGCCTGCTGACCGCGTTGGCCTGCACCCCCGCGCTGGCGCAATCCGCCGCCGTCGCCGCCACCCGAGGCGCGCCGCAAGCCGCGCCCAGCAAGGGTGAAGCCCAGGCGCTGCAATGGTTCAGCATGCTCGACGCCAACGGCGACGGGCGCATCTCGCTGGACGAGGCCAAGGTGGCGTTTCGCCTCAAGCCTTCGCTGCGCGAATACTTCAAGGCCGCTGATCTGAACGGCGACGGCCACCTGACGCAGCAGGAAATCCGCACCGTGGCCGACCGCCAGCGCGCCGAGCGCCAGGCGCGCCGCCAGCGCGAGGCCCAAGCCACCAGCACCCCCGTGGCGCCGCTCAACGCCGCTGCGGTGGCGCCCAAAAGCGGCACGGCCAAGAAGACGCCCGCCGCGCCGATATCGCCCCGGTAA
- a CDS encoding DUF1800 domain-containing protein: MPNTPRRPEFFRRAFAVLGMALAVMAGSAAHADDPSAETAATWRALSRLGYGPTPALIEQVQRAGGARAWALREIDAAFAASQKPIPLAGVPGGFNAPLPEIFERYREEREQRRERRDVKGDAALTAMLGDAPPRYSAQVARQAAAWRLTSCSRPDVESPLLARLTEFWFNHLNVSSDKGTVKPLVGHYVAHAIRPHALGRFDELLLTSARHPAMLNYLDQAQSVAEGTVQGERRRGLNENYARELMELHTLGVNGGYTQADVRELARMLTGWTVDPQSASGFRFAARRHDSGAKTVLGQRFGGGSNAHSGEAEGIDAIRMLAARPATARRVALRLAQWFVADAPPPALVDELARTFQTSGGDTRAVLRALVQSPAFWNPAHQLFKTPYDFACSALAAVGGPQDERDVQQTLGQLQNAGQGVHRWPTPDGYKTDRATWLAPEALTRRADFALQLARREPPVDFLARFAQPATLQRIQAQPAKLRAGLLLASPDFMNK, from the coding sequence ATGCCGAACACGCCACGCCGCCCTGAGTTTTTCCGCCGCGCCTTCGCGGTCCTGGGCATGGCACTGGCCGTCATGGCCGGTTCAGCGGCGCATGCCGACGACCCGTCTGCCGAAACCGCCGCCACCTGGCGCGCCCTCTCGCGCCTGGGCTACGGCCCCACGCCAGCGCTGATCGAGCAGGTGCAGCGGGCCGGCGGCGCCCGCGCCTGGGCGCTGCGCGAAATCGACGCCGCCTTCGCCGCCAGCCAAAAACCGATCCCGCTGGCCGGCGTGCCGGGCGGCTTCAATGCACCGCTGCCCGAAATCTTCGAGCGCTACCGCGAAGAGCGCGAGCAGCGGCGTGAGCGGCGCGACGTCAAAGGCGATGCCGCGCTCACCGCCATGCTGGGCGACGCGCCGCCGCGCTACAGCGCGCAGGTGGCGCGCCAGGCCGCCGCCTGGCGCCTGACGAGCTGCAGCCGGCCCGACGTCGAATCGCCGCTGCTGGCGCGCCTGACCGAGTTCTGGTTCAACCACCTCAACGTGTCGTCCGACAAGGGCACCGTCAAACCCCTGGTCGGCCACTACGTCGCCCACGCCATTCGTCCGCACGCGCTGGGCCGGTTCGACGAACTGCTGCTGACCAGCGCGCGCCACCCGGCGATGCTGAACTACCTCGACCAGGCGCAAAGCGTGGCCGAAGGCACGGTGCAAGGCGAGCGCCGGCGCGGCCTGAACGAGAACTACGCGCGCGAACTGATGGAGCTGCACACGCTGGGCGTGAACGGCGGCTACACACAGGCCGATGTGCGCGAGCTGGCCCGTATGCTGACGGGCTGGACCGTGGATCCACAAAGCGCCAGCGGCTTTCGCTTTGCCGCGCGCCGCCACGATAGCGGCGCCAAGACGGTGCTGGGCCAGCGATTTGGCGGCGGCAGCAATGCCCACTCGGGCGAAGCCGAAGGCATTGACGCCATCCGCATGCTGGCCGCGCGACCCGCCACCGCGCGCCGCGTCGCGCTGCGCCTGGCGCAATGGTTCGTCGCCGATGCGCCGCCACCCGCGCTGGTCGATGAACTGGCCCGCACCTTCCAAACGAGCGGCGGCGACACCCGCGCCGTGCTGCGCGCGCTGGTGCAATCGCCCGCGTTCTGGAACCCGGCCCATCAGCTGTTCAAGACGCCTTACGACTTCGCCTGCTCGGCGCTCGCCGCCGTGGGCGGACCGCAGGACGAGCGCGACGTGCAGCAAACGCTGGGTCAGTTGCAGAACGCCGGCCAGGGCGTGCACCGCTGGCCGACGCCCGACGGCTACAAGACCGACCGCGCCACCTGGCTGGCGCCCGAAGCGCTGACGCGCCGCGCCGATTTCGCGCTGCAGCTGGCGCGCCGCGAGCCGCCAGTCGACTTTCTCGCCCGCTTTGCGCAGCCCGCCACCTTGCAGCGCATCCAAGCGCAGCCGGCCAAGCTGCGCGCCGGCCTGCTGCTGGCCAGTCCGGATTTCATGAACAAGTAG
- a CDS encoding DUF1501 domain-containing protein, whose product MPPSLTRRQCLGAAAAALAPRAFAQATPGARGDGRLIVVFLRGAVDGLSLLVPYTDRDYARLRPSIALPAPDGTDQAALRLDGTFALHPALSNLLPLWQQGVLAAVPAAGSPDPTRSHFDAQYQWETARPGKTSDAPGWLNTLAALGGAPNAVHAVGVGEANPRILAGRESVKLVARGQAASRAGVLDNPRTRAALLAVYGGDDAVSQAFRQGAGSRLQTAEELQREMQAADNGAAPPALLAQDARNLGTLMRQERALRIGFLSAGGWDTHANQGAATGSLANNLRNLAAALVQLRSDFNQPGDVIVVASEFGRTAAENGTRGTDHGHGNAMWLIGQRIAGGRWHGDWSGLAPGNLHEARDVPVHHDFRAVLAQVLRPGFGLTDSQLATVLPGVNWDRRLDGLLRRG is encoded by the coding sequence ATGCCCCCATCCCTCACCCGCCGCCAATGCCTTGGCGCCGCGGCCGCCGCGCTGGCGCCGCGCGCGTTTGCCCAAGCCACGCCCGGCGCGCGCGGCGACGGGCGGCTGATCGTCGTGTTTCTGCGCGGCGCGGTCGATGGCCTGTCGCTGCTGGTGCCCTACACCGACCGCGACTACGCGCGGCTGCGCCCGTCGATCGCCCTGCCCGCGCCCGACGGCACGGATCAGGCCGCGCTGCGGCTCGACGGCACCTTCGCGCTGCACCCCGCGCTAAGCAACCTGCTGCCGCTGTGGCAGCAAGGCGTGCTGGCCGCCGTGCCCGCGGCCGGCTCGCCCGATCCCACACGCTCGCACTTCGACGCCCAATACCAATGGGAAACCGCGCGCCCCGGCAAGACCAGCGACGCGCCCGGCTGGCTGAACACGCTGGCCGCGCTCGGCGGCGCCCCCAACGCCGTGCATGCGGTGGGCGTGGGCGAAGCCAACCCGCGCATCCTGGCGGGCCGAGAAAGCGTCAAGCTGGTGGCGCGCGGCCAGGCCGCCAGCCGCGCCGGCGTGCTGGACAACCCGCGCACGCGCGCCGCGCTGCTGGCCGTCTACGGCGGCGACGACGCGGTATCCCAAGCCTTCCGCCAGGGCGCCGGCAGCCGCCTGCAGACCGCTGAGGAGCTGCAACGCGAAATGCAGGCCGCCGACAACGGCGCCGCCCCGCCCGCGCTGCTGGCGCAGGACGCGCGCAACCTGGGCACCCTGATGCGGCAAGAGCGCGCCCTGCGCATTGGCTTTCTGTCGGCCGGCGGCTGGGACACGCACGCCAACCAGGGCGCGGCCACCGGCTCGTTGGCGAACAACCTGCGCAACCTGGCCGCCGCGCTGGTGCAGCTGCGCAGCGACTTCAACCAGCCGGGCGACGTGATCGTGGTGGCCAGCGAATTCGGCCGCACCGCCGCCGAGAACGGCACGCGCGGCACCGACCACGGCCACGGCAACGCGATGTGGCTGATCGGCCAGCGCATCGCCGGCGGCCGCTGGCATGGCGACTGGTCGGGCCTGGCGCCGGGCAACCTGCACGAGGCGCGCGACGTGCCGGTGCACCACGACTTCCGCGCCGTGCTGGCGCAGGTGCTGCGCCCCGGCTTCGGCCTGACCGACAGCCAGCTCGCCACCGTGCTGCCCGGCGTGAACTGGGACAGGCGGCTGGACGGCTTGCTGAGGCGCGGCTGA
- a CDS encoding TIGR03118 family protein, which produces MTIRSSSDRDLLPTPMTRRRLLAQAGVLGAAGATPWLLTACGGGDDRDFNRYAMTPLVANKASYKAKFTEPEFVNAWGIAIRPAGAGGHFWVGAGGISWQYVGDVRASADPALRTLFQDGLKKVGIPGADARTDSASAGKVTGVLYNGAPLDSALFRVRDQPAGGQLLDGSARFIFVTDSGHVTAWTERAPGGGVVRVDGPAMDMYDGSARGQMFFGAGIDERGWDRLWLADFGADPQIRTLNAQWQPVPTQGFANPFASGAGGRARPGDPVPFNIQMLGGKVYVAYAISKAKAGQPGVFDAGEEDTLDAAAEAKANFKPAKGKVAEFTPDGRLLRVLGDAGALNAPWGLAIAPKDFGALSGHLLVGNFGGAGRISAFDLATGQYLDDLRDTAGQRFAVQGMWGLQFGNGASLGDANALYFAAGPEDEKDGLFGVLRLD; this is translated from the coding sequence ATGACCATCCGTTCTTCATCCGATCGCGACCTGCTCCCCACGCCCATGACGCGACGTCGCTTGTTGGCCCAGGCCGGCGTTCTGGGCGCCGCTGGCGCCACCCCATGGCTGCTGACAGCCTGCGGCGGCGGCGATGACCGCGATTTCAACCGCTACGCCATGACGCCGCTGGTGGCCAACAAGGCCAGCTACAAGGCCAAGTTCACCGAACCCGAGTTCGTCAACGCCTGGGGCATCGCCATCCGGCCGGCCGGCGCGGGCGGGCACTTCTGGGTGGGCGCCGGCGGCATCAGCTGGCAGTACGTGGGCGACGTGCGGGCCTCGGCCGATCCAGCGCTGCGCACGCTGTTCCAGGACGGCTTGAAAAAGGTGGGCATTCCGGGCGCCGACGCCCGCACCGACAGCGCCAGCGCGGGCAAGGTCACCGGCGTGCTGTACAACGGCGCGCCGCTGGACAGCGCCTTGTTCCGCGTGCGCGACCAGCCTGCCGGCGGCCAGTTGCTGGACGGCTCGGCGCGCTTCATCTTCGTCACCGATTCGGGCCACGTCACGGCCTGGACCGAGCGCGCGCCGGGTGGCGGTGTGGTGCGCGTGGACGGCCCCGCCATGGACATGTACGACGGCTCGGCGCGCGGGCAGATGTTCTTCGGTGCCGGCATCGACGAGCGCGGCTGGGACCGGCTGTGGCTGGCCGACTTCGGCGCCGATCCGCAAATCCGCACGCTCAACGCGCAGTGGCAGCCCGTGCCGACGCAGGGTTTTGCCAACCCCTTCGCCAGCGGCGCCGGCGGCCGCGCGCGCCCCGGCGACCCGGTGCCGTTCAACATCCAAATGCTGGGCGGCAAGGTGTATGTGGCCTATGCCATCAGCAAGGCCAAGGCCGGCCAGCCCGGCGTGTTCGACGCCGGCGAGGAAGACACGCTCGACGCGGCGGCCGAGGCCAAGGCGAATTTCAAGCCCGCCAAGGGCAAGGTGGCCGAGTTCACGCCCGACGGCCGCTTGCTGCGCGTGCTGGGCGATGCCGGCGCGCTGAATGCGCCCTGGGGCCTGGCGATCGCGCCGAAGGATTTTGGCGCCTTGTCGGGCCATTTGCTGGTGGGCAATTTCGGCGGCGCGGGGCGCATCTCGGCCTTTGACCTCGCCACGGGCCAATACCTGGACGACCTGCGCGACACGGCCGGCCAGCGCTTTGCAGTGCAGGGGATGTGGGGCTTGCAGTTTGGCAACGGCGCCTCGCTGGGCGATGCCAACGCGTTGTATTTCGCGGCCGGGCCGGAGGACGAAAAAGACGGCCTGTTCGGCGTGCTGCGGCTGGATTGA
- the queC gene encoding 7-cyano-7-deazaguanine synthase QueC translates to MHTRALVLFSGGQDSTTCLADALTRFERVETIGFDYGQRHHVELAQRGVVLREWRARFPAWAARLGDDHVLDVGVLGRVSETSLTRDMAFRMEAGGLPNTFVPGRNLLFLTLAAALAYRRGLTVLVTGVCETDYSGYPDCRDDTMKALQVALSLGMDQRLLIDTPLMWLDKAATWQLAHDLGQRADPAGGGDALVQLIVEHTHTCYAGDRTQRHAWGYGCGACPACDLRAAGWARWRGERGAG, encoded by the coding sequence ATGCACACCCGCGCCCTCGTGCTGTTTTCTGGCGGCCAAGACTCCACCACTTGCCTGGCCGATGCGCTGACCCGCTTCGAGCGCGTCGAAACCATCGGCTTCGACTACGGCCAGCGCCACCACGTAGAGCTGGCGCAGCGCGGGGTGGTGCTGCGTGAGTGGCGCGCGCGGTTTCCGGCCTGGGCCGCGCGGCTGGGCGACGACCACGTGCTCGACGTCGGCGTGCTCGGCCGCGTCAGCGAGACCTCGCTTACGCGCGACATGGCGTTTCGCATGGAGGCGGGTGGCCTGCCCAACACCTTCGTGCCGGGGCGCAACCTGCTGTTTCTCACGCTGGCGGCGGCGCTGGCCTACCGGCGCGGGCTGACGGTGCTGGTCACCGGCGTGTGCGAGACCGACTATTCCGGCTACCCCGATTGCCGCGACGACACCATGAAGGCGCTGCAGGTGGCGCTGTCGCTGGGCATGGACCAGCGCCTGCTGATCGACACGCCGCTGATGTGGCTCGACAAAGCCGCCACCTGGCAGCTGGCGCACGACCTCGGCCAGCGCGCCGACCCGGCAGGCGGCGGCGACGCGCTGGTGCAGCTCATCGTCGAACACACGCACACCTGCTACGCCGGTGACCGCACGCAGCGCCACGCCTGGGGCTACGGCTGCGGCGCGTGCCCGGCGTGTGATCTGCGCGCCGCAGGCTGGGCGCGCTGGCGAGGCGAGCGCGGCGCGGGTTGA
- a CDS encoding nitroreductase family protein, with amino-acid sequence MISSAPSAPLSQPRPPEVVELAQALIRTRQTILPKRLAEPGPDAAQTQLILSAAADAPDHHELLPWRFVQVTASARARLGQAFAAALLERDAQALPEQIEQAREKAFRAPLLWLAVVRLRDDDADIEPHERIVSAGCAIQNMLLMAHALGFGAALTSGKALASRSLRALFDLAPDEQALCFINVGTVIKAKPPRARPAVARYLSVL; translated from the coding sequence ATGATTTCATCCGCTCCCTCGGCGCCGCTGAGCCAACCGCGCCCGCCCGAAGTCGTGGAATTGGCGCAAGCGCTGATCCGTACCCGGCAAACCATCCTGCCCAAGCGCCTGGCCGAGCCAGGCCCCGACGCGGCTCAGACCCAGCTCATTCTGAGCGCGGCGGCCGATGCGCCCGACCACCACGAACTGCTGCCGTGGCGGTTCGTGCAGGTGACCGCATCCGCGCGCGCGCGACTGGGCCAGGCGTTTGCCGCCGCGCTGCTTGAGCGCGACGCCCAGGCCTTGCCCGAACAGATCGAGCAGGCGCGCGAAAAGGCGTTCCGCGCGCCGCTGCTGTGGCTGGCCGTGGTGCGCCTGCGTGATGACGATGCCGACATCGAGCCGCACGAGCGCATCGTCTCGGCCGGCTGCGCGATCCAGAACATGCTGCTGATGGCGCACGCGCTCGGCTTTGGCGCCGCGCTGACCAGCGGCAAGGCACTGGCTTCGCGCTCGTTGCGCGCGCTGTTCGATCTGGCGCCCGACGAGCAGGCGCTGTGCTTCATCAACGTCGGCACCGTGATCAAGGCCAAGCCGCCGCGCGCCAGGCCGGCCGTGGCGCGCTACCTGTCGGTGCTGTAG
- a CDS encoding NnrS family protein: MTAPLQDPTAPPRRIPAGTAAPVAPPRPPKAPLVVGPWRLANLMRAPHRLAFLLAMLVLVAASGWWLAVQVDRATGAVGIVYAVPPSVTHAAAMVLGFMPLFFAGFLFTAGPNWLRMPHPEARPLLAPLGLQAMGWLLWLAGAHLNRALALVGLAAAWLGLTWTVMLFWRLVLGSSVPDRVHAQAVGVGGAVGVLCLAGAGVALTAGDPALALVWVRSALWGFIVVTFVAVAHRMIPFFTSGVLPMIEVWRPFWVLWLMLGIAAFEVLAVWVDWAMPPPRWWTLLVMVVETAAGAVLIWLAVVWGLVQSLRIRLLAMLHVGFVWFGIALIYSALSQGLWLATGQPVLGLGALHALSMGFLGSIMVAMVTRVSCGHSGRALVADDLVWALFWALQGAVLARLMAAVQHTPQWLTTLAAAWWAGAVMAWALRYARWYGKPRIDGKPG, translated from the coding sequence ATGACCGCGCCCCTTCAGGATCCGACCGCGCCGCCGCGCCGCATTCCCGCCGGCACCGCCGCGCCCGTGGCTCCGCCGCGCCCACCCAAGGCGCCGCTGGTGGTGGGCCCCTGGCGGCTGGCCAACCTCATGCGTGCGCCGCACCGGCTGGCCTTTCTGCTGGCGATGCTGGTGCTGGTGGCCGCCAGCGGCTGGTGGCTGGCGGTGCAGGTGGATCGCGCCACCGGGGCGGTGGGCATCGTCTACGCGGTGCCGCCATCGGTCACGCACGCGGCAGCGATGGTGCTGGGGTTCATGCCGCTCTTTTTTGCGGGCTTTCTATTCACGGCGGGGCCGAACTGGCTGCGCATGCCGCACCCCGAGGCACGGCCGCTGCTGGCGCCGCTGGGGTTGCAGGCGATGGGCTGGCTGCTGTGGCTGGCCGGCGCTCATCTGAACAGGGCGCTCGCGCTGGTGGGGCTGGCGGCGGCGTGGCTGGGGTTGACGTGGACGGTGATGCTGTTCTGGCGCCTCGTCCTGGGCAGCAGCGTGCCGGACCGAGTGCATGCCCAGGCGGTGGGCGTGGGCGGCGCGGTGGGCGTGCTGTGCCTGGCAGGCGCCGGGGTGGCGCTGACCGCCGGCGACCCCGCGCTGGCGCTGGTGTGGGTGCGCTCGGCGCTGTGGGGCTTCATCGTGGTCACGTTCGTGGCGGTGGCGCACCGGATGATTCCGTTTTTCACCTCTGGCGTGCTGCCGATGATCGAGGTCTGGCGGCCTTTCTGGGTGCTGTGGCTGATGCTGGGCATCGCCGCGTTCGAGGTGCTGGCCGTGTGGGTCGACTGGGCCATGCCGCCACCGCGCTGGTGGACGCTGCTGGTGATGGTGGTCGAGACTGCTGCCGGTGCCGTGCTGATCTGGCTGGCGGTGGTGTGGGGCCTGGTGCAAAGCCTGAGGATCCGCCTGCTGGCGATGCTGCACGTCGGGTTTGTGTGGTTCGGCATCGCGCTCATCTACAGCGCGCTGTCGCAGGGGCTGTGGTTGGCCACCGGCCAGCCGGTGCTGGGTCTGGGCGCGCTGCACGCGTTGTCCATGGGTTTTCTGGGCTCGATCATGGTGGCCATGGTCACCCGCGTGTCCTGCGGGCACAGCGGGCGCGCCCTGGTGGCGGACGACCTGGTGTGGGCCCTTTTCTGGGCCTTGCAGGGCGCGGTGCTGGCGCGGCTGATGGCCGCCGTGCAACACACGCCGCAGTGGCTGACCACGCTGGCGGCCGCGTGGTGGGCCGGCGCCGTCATGGCCTGGGCGTTGCGCTACGCCCGTTGGTATGGAAAACCGCGCATCGACGGCAAGCCGGGCTGA
- a CDS encoding YbfB/YjiJ family MFS transporter: MPTDTVPSPRPIAIAWAGLLALAIAMGIGRFAYTPLLPMMLHDGVIGLGDASWLATANYLGYWLGAIGCALQPSLWRRWGRAPLAHTRAIRVGLVATVLLTLGMALPCPAAWALWRFLAGVASAVVFVYVSGWCLMRLGVLGAPALAGIIYVGPGLGIAVSGFAATAMVALGVRAATGWAVFGVLALALTALAWPRLRGVVTAPPRRAADAHHPPFRAVAAFTLAYGLAGFGYIITATFLPVIARQALPGSVWLDLFWPIFGIGVAMGALLTVRLPMRWDRRHLLMACYGMQATGVLLTVWWPTLTGFALGSLLLGVPFTAITLFAMQEARRLRPHNASALIGLLTAAYGLGQIAGPPLVAWLLRRSTSPSEGFAWSLETAAAALLLGLAIYALLARKPSRLIDAECAGQEKSTQPGS, from the coding sequence ATGCCCACCGACACCGTCCCTTCTCCCCGCCCGATCGCCATCGCATGGGCCGGCCTGCTTGCGCTAGCCATCGCCATGGGCATTGGCCGCTTTGCCTACACGCCGCTGCTGCCGATGATGCTGCACGACGGCGTCATCGGTCTGGGCGATGCGAGCTGGCTCGCCACCGCCAACTACCTTGGCTACTGGCTGGGTGCCATCGGTTGCGCGCTGCAGCCAAGCCTGTGGCGCCGCTGGGGCCGCGCACCGCTGGCGCACACGCGCGCGATCCGCGTCGGGCTGGTGGCCACCGTCTTGCTGACGCTCGGCATGGCACTGCCCTGCCCGGCGGCGTGGGCACTGTGGCGCTTTCTGGCCGGCGTGGCCAGCGCGGTGGTGTTCGTCTATGTCTCCGGCTGGTGCCTGATGCGGCTTGGCGTTCTGGGGGCGCCGGCGCTGGCGGGCATCATTTACGTGGGGCCGGGGCTCGGCATCGCGGTGAGCGGGTTCGCGGCAACGGCAATGGTGGCGCTGGGCGTGCGGGCGGCCACCGGCTGGGCGGTGTTTGGCGTGCTGGCGCTGGCCCTGACGGCGTTGGCGTGGCCCCGGCTGCGCGGCGTGGTCACGGCGCCACCGCGCCGAGCGGCCGACGCGCATCACCCGCCCTTTCGCGCCGTGGCGGCGTTCACGCTGGCGTACGGACTGGCGGGTTTCGGCTACATCATCACCGCGACTTTTTTGCCGGTGATCGCGCGTCAGGCACTGCCGGGCTCGGTCTGGCTCGACCTGTTCTGGCCGATCTTCGGCATCGGCGTCGCCATGGGCGCGCTGCTCACGGTGCGCCTGCCGATGCGCTGGGATCGCCGTCATCTGCTCATGGCGTGCTACGGCATGCAGGCGACGGGTGTGCTGCTCACGGTGTGGTGGCCGACGCTGACCGGCTTCGCGCTCGGCAGCCTGTTGCTCGGGGTGCCATTCACGGCCATCACGCTGTTCGCCATGCAGGAAGCGCGGCGCCTGCGGCCACACAACGCCTCGGCGCTGATCGGCTTGCTGACAGCCGCCTACGGCCTGGGGCAAATCGCCGGGCCGCCCCTGGTGGCCTGGTTGCTGCGGCGCAGCACCAGCCCATCGGAGGGCTTTGCGTGGTCGTTGGAAACGGCTGCCGCGGCGCTGTTGCTGGGCCTGGCGATCTACGCGCTGCTGGCGCGAAAGCCATCGCGCTTGATCGACGCAGAGTGCGCTGGCCAAGAAAAAAGCACCCAGCCTGGGAGCTAA